A section of the Anaerolineae bacterium genome encodes:
- a CDS encoding prephenate dehydrogenase, protein MSNREIRLSIIGLGPIGASFGLALASRRETLPLLRIGHDPEPLQAQAAKKAGAVDKITLTLSGAVNQADIVLLSLPLHEIRKTLEHIAPDLKPDAVVLDTSPAKARVAAWAKDLLPAHVHYVGLLPVINPMYLLASSAEEPRADLFHHTVMGIVAPVETPGPALKLAADLTALVGATPLFLDIAEADGLLAAVEVLPQLLAAALVHTTTGEPGWRESRKLAGRAYAAATEAADHPTTELSETLLAHRHTLPHLLTRLTAQMDALAQWLNAGDAEAIRAWWDQAARARRRWLGNRQRNAWETAPPTEAPSIGDTFRALLGLRRPEKPSS, encoded by the coding sequence ATGAGCAACCGCGAAATCCGCCTAAGCATCATTGGGCTGGGCCCCATCGGGGCCTCCTTCGGGCTGGCCCTGGCATCCCGGCGCGAAACCCTGCCCTTGCTGCGCATCGGGCACGACCCCGAACCACTACAGGCCCAGGCCGCCAAAAAGGCCGGCGCCGTGGACAAAATCACCCTCACCCTAAGCGGAGCAGTCAACCAGGCCGACATCGTGCTCCTCAGCCTCCCCCTACACGAAATACGCAAAACTTTAGAGCATATCGCCCCCGACCTCAAACCCGACGCCGTGGTGCTCGACACCTCCCCGGCCAAAGCCCGGGTGGCCGCCTGGGCGAAGGACCTGCTGCCTGCCCATGTGCACTATGTGGGCCTGTTGCCGGTCATCAATCCAATGTACCTGTTGGCTTCTTCCGCCGAGGAGCCCCGGGCCGACCTGTTTCACCACACAGTCATGGGCATTGTGGCGCCCGTGGAGACGCCAGGGCCGGCCCTCAAACTGGCCGCCGACCTGACCGCTCTGGTCGGCGCCACACCGCTCTTCCTGGACATCGCCGAGGCCGACGGCCTGCTAGCTGCCGTGGAAGTGCTGCCCCAACTGCTGGCCGCCGCCCTGGTGCACACCACCACCGGCGAACCCGGCTGGCGCGAAAGCCGCAAACTGGCCGGACGCGCCTACGCCGCCGCCACCGAGGCCGCCGACCACCCCACAACCGAACTCTCCGAAACCCTTCTTGCCCACCGGCACACCTTGCCGCACCTGTTGACGCGCCTCACGGCCCAAATGGACGCCCTCGCTCAATGGCTGAACGCAGGCGACGCGGAGGCCATCCGGGCCTGGTGGGACCAGGCCGCCCGCGCCCGCCGCCGCTGGTTGGGCAACCGCCAACGCAACGCATGGGAGACCGCCCCTCCGACCGAAGCCCCTTCCATAGGGGATACCTTCAGGGCGTTGTTGGGCCTCCGTCGTCCGGAAAAGCCTTCTTCGTAA
- a CDS encoding M20/M25/M40 family metallo-hydrolase, whose amino-acid sequence MMLAALLHAKAEGFVPPGDILLVVLSDEEGGGNLGPVFWSRSTRTSSRACATPSGSSAGSP is encoded by the coding sequence ATGATGCTGGCTGCCCTGCTCCATGCCAAAGCGGAAGGTTTCGTCCCTCCCGGCGACATCCTGCTCGTGGTGCTCAGCGACGAAGAGGGCGGAGGCAACCTGGGGCCCGTTTTCTGGTCGAGGAGCACCCGCACCTCTTCCAGGGCGTGCGCTACGCCATCGGGGAGTTCGGCGGGTTCACCCTGA
- a CDS encoding isocitrate dehydrogenase codes for MAEYRRVSTVVVMHGDQTGEELLEQALRVLDPAVIRFPLEFEHYDLSLENRRATQNKVVYEAAKAMCATGFGLKAATITPEDPEDVGSPNAILREAIDAKVILRTGRRLPRVRPIGGVHAPIAIVRMAVEDAYGAKEWRESTPDDDEVAYRISRLTRSNCRAVAEFAFQYAERMGATVFGGPKYTVSPVYEGMFKEELDAAAERHPDVPYRPLLIDATLALLLQTSGEALVIPTLNRDGDLLSDMVLQMFGSIAGSESLVLAFDPREMKVKTVMAEAPHGTAPALYGKDVANPMAMILAGAALLSYIEDKAAQLASRAIYEAVFETIYEGKATPDLGGQLGTTAFTDEVIRRVEAKLEAWAALG; via the coding sequence TAGTAGTGATGCATGGTGATCAGACTGGCGAAGAGTTGCTGGAGCAGGCCCTCCGGGTGCTGGATCCGGCGGTGATTCGCTTTCCTTTGGAATTCGAACATTACGATTTGAGCCTGGAAAACCGCCGGGCGACGCAGAACAAGGTGGTGTACGAGGCGGCCAAGGCCATGTGTGCCACCGGATTTGGGCTGAAGGCGGCCACCATCACGCCGGAGGACCCCGAGGATGTCGGTTCGCCCAACGCCATCCTGCGCGAGGCCATTGACGCCAAGGTGATTCTCCGCACCGGCCGACGTTTGCCGCGGGTGCGGCCCATCGGCGGCGTGCATGCGCCCATCGCCATCGTGCGCATGGCCGTGGAAGATGCCTATGGCGCCAAAGAGTGGCGTGAGAGCACCCCCGATGACGACGAGGTGGCCTACCGCATCTCGCGCCTGACCCGTTCCAATTGCCGTGCGGTGGCGGAATTCGCCTTTCAGTACGCCGAACGCATGGGGGCCACGGTGTTCGGTGGGCCGAAGTACACCGTCAGCCCGGTTTACGAAGGCATGTTCAAAGAAGAGTTGGACGCAGCAGCCGAACGTCATCCCGATGTGCCCTACCGCCCGTTGCTCATCGATGCGACCCTGGCCTTGCTTTTGCAAACCTCCGGTGAGGCGCTGGTCATCCCCACTCTCAATCGCGACGGCGACCTGCTCTCGGATATGGTGCTGCAGATGTTCGGCTCCATCGCCGGATCCGAGAGCCTGGTGTTGGCCTTCGACCCGCGTGAAATGAAGGTCAAGACAGTGATGGCCGAGGCGCCTCACGGCACGGCACCGGCGCTTTACGGCAAGGATGTGGCCAATCCTATGGCGATGATTCTGGCCGGGGCGGCTTTGCTCTCCTACATCGAAGACAAAGCGGCGCAGTTGGCCTCGCGGGCCATCTACGAGGCCGTGTTCGAGACCATTTATGAAGGCAAGGCCACGCCCGACCTGGGCGGCCAATTGGGGACCACGGCCTTTACCGACGAGGTCATCCGCCGGGTGGAGGCCAAACTGGAAGCCTGGGCGGCGTTGGGGTAG